Proteins co-encoded in one Microbacterium hydrocarbonoxydans genomic window:
- the pknB gene encoding Stk1 family PASTA domain-containing Ser/Thr kinase encodes MTTNQQADPLIGRLVDGRYRVRARIARGGMATVYVATDLRLERRIALKVMHAHLSDDSAFQSRFIQEARAAARLADPHVVNVFDQGQDGELAYLVMEYLPGITLRELLREQKRLTVPQTITIMDAVLAGLSAAHRAGIVHRDVKPENVLLAEDGRIKIGDFGLARATTANTATGQQLLGTIAYLAPELVTRGTADARSDIYALGIMLYEMLVGEQPYKGEQPMQIAFQHATESVPRPSVRNPGVPEQLDELVLWATEKSPDERPDDAQQMLERLREIERGLGIAPAVAAATAPQRAQSDSADLTKVMPSTMVLPSPSAPTSEAVDNATLLRRRSSKRRARGAFLLTLVLLLATLAGGVGWWFGSGPGSLVAVPGVAGHSYDQAAAALEMEGFVPVRGEENSIDVAPDVVIRTDPDEGARLDKGTEITVFVSVGPASHTVEALNGKTEQEARDYLAGIDVNVAENPLILFSDAEAGRVINAFVTPRDGAEVYGCGDGCDLREDDSVELYVSAGAFPDVAGMSVDEATSTLADKQVAVAGEIDYRFSSDVDKDIVIGVQDRAEEGNRRPGDTVTLIVSKGPELFPVPDVTDETLVEAKRILENAGFTASYAAWGDLPGFAELARVTGQDPGADKQLPRGGNVKLSIQLSG; translated from the coding sequence GTGACGACCAATCAGCAGGCCGACCCCCTCATCGGGCGGCTCGTCGACGGTCGATACCGAGTTCGTGCCCGGATCGCGCGCGGCGGTATGGCGACGGTCTACGTCGCGACCGACCTCCGCCTCGAACGACGCATCGCGCTCAAGGTGATGCACGCCCACCTCAGCGACGACTCCGCATTCCAGAGCCGGTTCATCCAGGAGGCTCGCGCGGCCGCCCGTCTCGCCGACCCCCACGTCGTGAACGTCTTCGATCAGGGCCAGGACGGCGAGCTCGCCTATCTGGTGATGGAGTACCTGCCCGGCATCACCCTGCGTGAGCTCCTGCGCGAGCAGAAGCGGCTCACCGTGCCCCAGACGATCACGATCATGGATGCCGTGCTCGCCGGACTCTCGGCGGCGCACCGCGCAGGCATCGTGCATCGCGACGTCAAGCCCGAGAACGTGCTGCTCGCCGAAGACGGGCGTATCAAGATCGGGGACTTCGGCCTCGCGAGAGCCACCACGGCGAACACCGCCACCGGGCAGCAGCTCCTCGGAACGATCGCCTATCTGGCACCCGAGCTCGTCACGCGGGGCACGGCTGATGCGCGCAGCGACATCTATGCGCTCGGCATCATGCTCTACGAGATGCTCGTGGGCGAACAGCCGTACAAGGGCGAGCAGCCCATGCAGATCGCCTTCCAGCACGCGACCGAATCGGTGCCGCGTCCCAGCGTGCGCAATCCCGGCGTACCGGAGCAGCTCGACGAGCTCGTGCTGTGGGCGACGGAGAAGTCCCCCGACGAGCGCCCCGACGACGCCCAGCAGATGCTCGAGCGGCTGCGCGAGATCGAACGCGGTCTGGGCATCGCCCCGGCCGTCGCCGCAGCGACGGCTCCGCAGCGCGCCCAGTCCGATTCAGCGGATCTCACCAAGGTCATGCCGAGCACCATGGTGCTGCCCAGTCCGTCGGCGCCCACGAGCGAGGCGGTCGACAACGCGACTCTGCTACGCCGCCGGTCATCGAAACGGCGCGCACGCGGAGCTTTCCTCCTGACCCTCGTACTGCTGCTGGCCACCCTCGCGGGAGGCGTGGGCTGGTGGTTCGGATCCGGTCCGGGTTCGCTGGTCGCAGTGCCGGGGGTCGCCGGGCACTCGTACGACCAGGCCGCCGCGGCGCTCGAGATGGAAGGATTCGTGCCGGTGCGCGGCGAGGAGAACTCCATCGATGTCGCGCCGGACGTGGTGATCCGCACGGATCCCGACGAGGGCGCGCGTCTGGACAAAGGCACCGAGATCACGGTGTTCGTCTCCGTGGGCCCCGCGTCGCACACCGTCGAGGCACTGAACGGCAAGACCGAGCAGGAAGCCAGGGACTATCTGGCGGGGATCGACGTGAATGTGGCGGAGAACCCGCTGATCCTCTTCTCGGATGCTGAGGCAGGACGCGTGATCAATGCGTTCGTGACTCCCCGCGACGGCGCCGAGGTCTACGGCTGCGGTGACGGCTGCGATCTCCGTGAAGACGACTCGGTCGAGCTCTATGTGTCGGCAGGGGCCTTCCCCGATGTCGCCGGCATGTCGGTCGATGAGGCGACGAGCACGCTTGCCGACAAGCAGGTCGCCGTGGCCGGCGAGATCGACTACCGGTTCAGCAGCGACGTCGACAAGGACATCGTCATCGGCGTGCAGGACCGCGCCGAAGAGGGCAACCGTCGACCCGGAGACACCGTGACTCTCATCGTGTCCAAGGGTCCGGAGCTCTTCCCCGTCCCCGATGTGACCGATGAGACGCTGGTCGAGGCGAAGCGGATCCTCGAGAACGCCGGCTTCACCGCGAGCTATGCCGCGTGGGGCGATCTGCCCGGGTTCGCCGAACTCGCTCGCGTGACGGGACAGGACCCCGGCGCTGACAAGCAGCTTCCGCGTGGCGGCAACGTCAAGCTGTCGATCCAGCTCTCCGGCTGA
- a CDS encoding AMP-dependent synthetase/ligase yields MVQFEVPAVVPADPEGNIADLLVKRVEATPDRALFSVPDGDGWRDISAADFQTAVIALAKGFVAAGIQPGEKVGFLARTTYDWTLVDFALFYAGAVMVPIYETSSPSQIQWILEDSGAIALIVESPEHFARVDEVRGDLPLIREIWQLHLGAISALTAQGTSIPDAEIERLRSIAVGSDIATLIYTSGSTGRPKGCVLTHSNFVELSRNSAKALDAVVQTPGSSTLLFITTAHVFARFISILNVHAGVRTGHQPDTRQLLPALGSFKPTFLLAVPRVFEKVYNSAEQKAEAGGKGKIFRAAADVAIEHSKLLEAGKSIPFGMKLKFALFNKLVYGKLREAMGGRIVYAVSGSAPLGARLGHFFHSLGVVILEGYGLTETTAPATVNLADKSKIGTVGPALPGVGVRLAEDGEIEVRGINVFKEYWNNPEATAEAFSDGGWFHTGDIGSFDSEGFLTITGRKKEIIVTAGGKNVAPAALEDPIRANPIIGQVVVVGDQRPFISALVTLDSEMLPTWLANNGLDKDMSLSEAAKNDAVRAEIQRAVDIANSHVSRAESIRKFTVLDTEWTEASGHLTPKLSIKRNVIMNDFADEVAAIYDEPVSTTNVSIGG; encoded by the coding sequence GTGGTCCAGTTTGAAGTTCCCGCCGTCGTCCCAGCCGACCCGGAAGGCAACATCGCCGACCTGCTCGTGAAGCGCGTGGAGGCGACCCCCGATCGGGCGTTGTTCTCGGTCCCGGACGGCGACGGATGGCGTGACATCTCGGCAGCCGACTTCCAGACCGCTGTGATCGCCCTCGCCAAGGGGTTCGTCGCCGCCGGCATCCAGCCCGGCGAGAAGGTCGGCTTCCTGGCCCGCACGACCTATGACTGGACGCTGGTCGATTTCGCGCTCTTCTATGCGGGCGCCGTGATGGTGCCGATCTACGAGACCAGCTCCCCCTCGCAGATCCAGTGGATCCTCGAGGACTCCGGCGCCATCGCGCTGATCGTCGAATCCCCCGAGCATTTCGCACGCGTCGACGAGGTGCGCGGCGACCTCCCCCTGATCCGCGAGATCTGGCAGCTCCACCTCGGCGCCATCAGCGCGCTGACCGCGCAGGGGACGTCGATCCCGGATGCCGAGATCGAGCGACTCCGCAGCATCGCCGTCGGGTCCGACATCGCGACCCTCATCTACACGTCGGGGTCCACGGGACGACCGAAGGGGTGCGTCCTCACACACAGCAACTTCGTCGAGTTGTCACGCAACTCCGCGAAGGCCCTCGACGCAGTGGTGCAGACGCCCGGCTCCTCGACGCTGCTCTTCATCACCACGGCTCACGTCTTCGCGCGCTTCATCTCGATCCTCAACGTGCACGCGGGCGTGCGCACGGGACACCAGCCTGACACCCGTCAGCTCCTTCCGGCGCTCGGCTCCTTCAAACCGACCTTCCTGCTGGCCGTGCCACGCGTCTTCGAGAAGGTGTACAACTCGGCGGAGCAGAAGGCAGAGGCCGGCGGCAAGGGAAAGATCTTCCGCGCCGCGGCCGACGTGGCCATCGAGCACTCGAAGCTGCTCGAGGCGGGCAAGAGCATCCCGTTCGGGATGAAGCTCAAGTTCGCGCTCTTCAACAAGCTCGTCTACGGCAAGCTGCGTGAGGCGATGGGCGGCCGGATCGTCTACGCCGTCTCGGGATCCGCTCCGCTCGGCGCTCGACTGGGACACTTCTTCCACAGCCTCGGCGTCGTGATCCTCGAGGGCTACGGCCTCACGGAGACGACCGCCCCGGCCACCGTGAACCTCGCCGACAAGTCGAAGATCGGCACTGTCGGCCCCGCACTCCCGGGTGTCGGCGTCAGGCTCGCCGAGGACGGCGAGATCGAGGTCCGCGGCATCAACGTCTTCAAGGAATACTGGAACAACCCCGAGGCGACGGCGGAGGCCTTCAGCGACGGCGGCTGGTTCCACACCGGCGACATCGGCAGCTTCGATTCCGAGGGTTTCCTCACGATCACCGGCCGCAAGAAGGAGATCATCGTCACGGCGGGCGGCAAGAACGTCGCCCCGGCCGCGCTCGAGGACCCGATCCGCGCCAACCCGATCATCGGCCAGGTCGTCGTCGTCGGCGATCAGCGCCCGTTCATCTCGGCCCTCGTCACACTCGATTCCGAGATGCTGCCGACGTGGCTCGCGAACAACGGACTCGACAAGGACATGTCGCTGTCTGAGGCGGCGAAGAACGACGCTGTGCGCGCCGAGATCCAGCGGGCGGTCGATATCGCCAACTCGCACGTCTCGCGCGCGGAGTCCATCCGCAAGTTCACGGTGCTCGACACCGAGTGGACCGAGGCATCGGGACATCTGACCCCGAAGCTGTCGATCAAGCGCAACGTGATCATGAACGACTTCGCCGACGAGGTCGCTGCGATCTACGACGAGCCGGTGTCGACGACGAACGTCTCCATCGGCGGCTGA
- a CDS encoding LysM peptidoglycan-binding domain-containing protein, producing the protein MTTPTAARRTRYLRLGVPAAVLGTLSGALAAVPASASADSAPVVHRLASSAPRAVPAEAAPGSYTVQPGDTVYSIATRFSLRTADVLAWNGLGWRSVIHPGQSLTLTAGSSPAPAAAPATTPSTAPTSATHAVVAGDTVFGIARTHGTTVDAVLAANGLDRSSVIYPGQALAIPGTSAAVPAPAAAPAAVSAPAPSAATGGATHAVAAGDTLFGIARTYGTTTATLLALNGLGADAIIYPGQSILVAAPAPAPAPAAPAGPPAQLFAGLDAEQAANARLIIAVGRDLGVSDRAIAIGLATAMVESSLRNVAFGDRDSLGLFQQRPSTGWGTPEQITDADRSTRVFFGGAGDPNGQSTRGLLDIGGWEGMPFTQAAQAVQISAYPERYGQWETQAYQWLAQHG; encoded by the coding sequence TTGACTACGCCCACCGCCGCGCGTCGAACGCGCTATCTGCGACTCGGGGTCCCCGCCGCCGTCCTGGGAACCCTGTCAGGAGCGCTGGCCGCCGTGCCGGCCTCCGCATCCGCCGACAGTGCGCCGGTGGTGCACCGACTCGCATCGTCCGCACCTCGCGCCGTCCCCGCAGAGGCCGCGCCCGGGTCGTATACCGTGCAGCCGGGTGACACCGTCTATTCGATCGCGACCCGATTCTCGCTGCGCACCGCTGACGTACTGGCATGGAACGGCCTCGGGTGGAGATCGGTGATCCACCCCGGGCAGTCGCTGACGCTCACGGCGGGATCATCACCGGCACCTGCCGCGGCCCCCGCAACCACTCCCTCAACGGCGCCGACATCGGCCACGCACGCGGTCGTCGCAGGAGACACCGTCTTCGGCATCGCGCGCACGCACGGCACCACGGTCGACGCCGTGCTCGCGGCCAACGGACTCGACCGGTCGTCCGTGATCTATCCCGGTCAGGCCCTTGCGATCCCCGGTACCTCGGCCGCCGTGCCCGCCCCGGCTGCAGCACCGGCAGCCGTATCCGCACCGGCACCGTCCGCCGCGACGGGCGGAGCGACCCACGCGGTCGCGGCGGGCGACACGCTCTTCGGCATCGCGCGCACGTACGGGACGACCACCGCAACCCTGCTCGCCCTCAACGGCCTGGGAGCCGACGCGATCATCTACCCGGGCCAGAGCATCCTGGTCGCCGCTCCCGCTCCCGCTCCCGCCCCTGCTGCACCGGCAGGCCCACCGGCGCAGCTGTTCGCCGGTCTCGACGCCGAGCAGGCAGCGAACGCCCGACTCATCATCGCGGTCGGACGGGATCTCGGTGTCTCCGATCGAGCCATCGCGATCGGCCTCGCCACGGCGATGGTCGAATCGAGCCTGCGCAATGTGGCCTTCGGCGACCGGGACTCCCTCGGACTCTTCCAGCAGCGCCCGAGCACCGGTTGGGGAACGCCGGAACAGATCACCGACGCCGACCGGAGCACCCGCGTGTTCTTCGGCGGCGCAGGCGACCCGAACGGGCAGAGCACCCGCGGCCTGCTCGACATCGGCGGATGGGAGGGCATGCCCTTCACTCAGGCGGCCCAGGCCGTGCAGATCTCGGCCTACCCCGAGCGCTACGGGCAGTGGGAGACGCAGGCCTACCAGTGGCTCGCACAGCACGGGTGA
- a CDS encoding polyprenyl synthetase family protein — protein MPSPTLVADAVADRLSSFIARMREESAEYGPDAAALIDSAADTLVGGKRLRARFCHAGWQGVARFDERSTAEPSALWDVCAALEIFQSAALVHDDLIDNSDTRRGRPAAHRALERSHRESGWWGDAAAFGRSSAILLGDLLVAWSDDLFEDAVAALPHAASVRREYARMRRDVTVGQFLDIAEESAWSVNATDSHVERALRVVSLKSARYSIEQPLVLGAAIADAVDDQVLALRRFGHPVGMAFQLRDDVLGVFGDASVTGKPAGDDLREGKRTVLVALARQSLETSTRNLFDEMLGDPELTDEQIAFLQATISASGALERVETMIADYALEADRALSGARLDNAAVSDLRDLARAATVRTA, from the coding sequence GTGCCGTCCCCCACCCTCGTCGCCGACGCCGTCGCCGACCGCCTGAGTTCCTTCATCGCGAGGATGCGCGAAGAGTCCGCGGAGTACGGCCCCGATGCCGCAGCGCTGATCGACTCCGCCGCCGACACGCTGGTGGGCGGCAAGCGCCTGCGTGCCAGGTTCTGCCACGCCGGCTGGCAGGGCGTGGCGCGGTTCGACGAACGCTCGACTGCCGAACCGTCTGCCCTCTGGGATGTCTGCGCCGCCCTCGAGATCTTCCAGTCGGCGGCTCTGGTGCACGATGACCTCATCGACAACTCCGACACGCGACGCGGGCGCCCGGCAGCCCACCGCGCGCTCGAGCGTTCGCACCGGGAGTCCGGCTGGTGGGGTGACGCCGCGGCATTCGGACGCTCGTCCGCGATCCTGCTGGGCGATCTGCTCGTCGCCTGGAGCGACGACCTCTTCGAGGATGCCGTCGCCGCGCTCCCCCACGCCGCCTCGGTGCGCCGCGAGTACGCGCGCATGAGGCGCGACGTCACCGTCGGGCAGTTCCTCGACATCGCGGAGGAATCGGCGTGGAGCGTGAACGCCACAGACTCGCACGTCGAGCGCGCGCTCCGAGTCGTCTCGCTCAAATCCGCTCGCTACAGCATCGAGCAGCCGCTCGTGCTGGGCGCGGCGATAGCCGACGCCGTCGACGATCAGGTTCTCGCGCTGCGCCGATTCGGACACCCCGTGGGCATGGCGTTCCAACTGCGCGACGACGTGCTCGGAGTCTTCGGCGACGCCTCGGTGACGGGCAAGCCCGCGGGCGACGACCTTCGCGAAGGCAAGAGGACGGTGCTGGTCGCGCTGGCTCGGCAGTCCCTCGAGACCTCGACCCGGAACCTCTTCGACGAGATGCTGGGAGATCCGGAACTCACCGACGAGCAGATCGCCTTCCTGCAGGCGACGATCTCTGCGTCCGGCGCCCTCGAGCGGGTGGAGACGATGATCGCCGACTACGCCCTCGAGGCGGACCGGGCGCTCTCCGGAGCGCGTCTCGACAATGCGGCCGTGAGCGATCTGCGAGACCTCGCTCGCGCGGCGACCGTGCGCACGGCCTGA
- a CDS encoding Rv2175c family DNA-binding protein — protein sequence MPDLVEALGVPLGRVRRLIDEHYLVGSRRSGVFAVPGVFIVDGHPLPSLRGTIIPLQDAGFTDDEVVDWLLSADETLGRSPIAALLAGHKSEVRRLARTLA from the coding sequence ATGCCCGATCTCGTCGAGGCTCTCGGCGTGCCGCTCGGGCGCGTTCGTCGTCTCATCGACGAGCACTATCTGGTCGGCTCGCGTCGGAGCGGCGTGTTCGCGGTTCCCGGCGTCTTCATCGTCGACGGTCATCCGCTGCCGTCGCTGCGCGGGACCATCATCCCGCTCCAGGACGCCGGATTCACCGATGACGAGGTCGTCGACTGGCTGCTCTCGGCTGACGAGACGCTCGGACGTTCACCGATCGCCGCGTTGCTCGCCGGGCACAAGAGCGAGGTCCGTCGCCTCGCTCGCACGCTCGCCTGA
- a CDS encoding lysophospholipid acyltransferase family protein gives MFYWLMKYVVIGPVVKAIFRPWVVGRANVPASGAAILASNHLSFADSIFLPLMIDRSMSFLAKSDYFTGRGIKGWATKFFMKATGQIPIDRSGGKASEASLNTGLQVLGSGDLLGIYPEGTRSPDGKLYRGRTGLARMALEAKVPVIPVIMVDTDTAMPIGQRLPRVVRVGIVIGEPLDFSRYAGMENDRYILRSVTDEIMVALQRLGEQEYDDVYASTVKDRLPTRVTRRS, from the coding sequence ATGTTCTACTGGCTGATGAAGTACGTCGTGATCGGCCCCGTGGTCAAGGCGATCTTCCGCCCCTGGGTCGTGGGTCGCGCGAACGTGCCCGCGAGCGGCGCGGCGATCCTCGCCAGCAACCACCTGTCGTTCGCCGATTCGATCTTCCTCCCGCTGATGATCGACCGATCGATGTCGTTCCTCGCGAAGAGCGACTACTTCACCGGGCGCGGCATCAAAGGCTGGGCGACGAAGTTCTTCATGAAGGCGACGGGGCAGATCCCGATCGACCGGTCGGGGGGCAAGGCATCCGAGGCCTCGCTCAACACGGGCCTGCAGGTCCTCGGCAGCGGTGACCTGCTCGGCATATACCCCGAGGGCACCCGCAGCCCCGACGGCAAGCTCTACCGAGGGCGGACCGGTCTTGCGCGCATGGCGCTGGAGGCCAAGGTCCCCGTCATTCCCGTGATCATGGTCGACACCGACACGGCCATGCCGATCGGCCAGCGGCTGCCGCGAGTGGTTCGCGTCGGGATCGTCATCGGCGAGCCGCTGGACTTCTCGCGATACGCGGGCATGGAGAACGACCGATACATCCTCCGATCCGTCACCGACGAGATCATGGTCGCGCTGCAGCGGCTGGGGGAGCAGGAGTACGACGACGTCTACGCATCGACCGTCAAGGACCGGCTTCCCACGCGTGTCACACGGCGCTCGTAG
- a CDS encoding 3-deoxy-7-phosphoheptulonate synthase class II → MLQHHIDALDAWRSLPIKQQPQWGDAERVAEVSAQIAALPPLVFAGEVDNLRDRLARAASGQAFLLQGGDCAETFAGATADQIRNRIKTVLQMAVVLTYGASMPIVKMGRMAGQFAKPRSSDTETRGDVTLPAYRGDIVNGYDFTEGSRRADPGRLLQGYHTAASTLNLIRAFTQGGFADLREVHSWNKGFAQNPANQRYERMAAEIDRAIKFMEAAGADFDELKRVEFFTGHEGLLMDYERPMTRIDSRTDTPFNTSAHFLWIGERTRELDGAHVDYFSKIRNPIGVKLGPSTTPETALQLIDKLDPNREPGRLTFITRMGAGKIRDALPPLLEAVRDSGAQPLWVTDPMHGNGITTPTGYKTRRFDDVVDEVRGFFEAHRAADTFPGGIHVELTGDDVTECLGGSEHIDEAALATRYESLCDPRLNHMQSLELAFLVAEELEKR, encoded by the coding sequence ATGCTCCAGCACCACATCGACGCGCTTGACGCGTGGCGCTCGCTCCCGATCAAACAGCAGCCTCAGTGGGGTGACGCCGAGCGCGTCGCCGAGGTCTCCGCTCAGATCGCGGCGCTCCCGCCCCTGGTGTTCGCCGGCGAGGTCGACAACCTCCGCGATCGCCTGGCTCGGGCGGCATCCGGGCAGGCGTTCCTGCTCCAGGGTGGCGACTGCGCCGAGACGTTCGCCGGCGCCACCGCCGATCAGATCCGCAATCGGATCAAGACCGTCCTGCAGATGGCTGTCGTGCTGACCTATGGCGCGTCGATGCCGATCGTGAAGATGGGGCGCATGGCGGGCCAGTTCGCCAAGCCGCGCTCGAGCGACACCGAGACCCGTGGCGATGTCACACTGCCGGCATACCGTGGCGACATCGTCAACGGCTACGACTTCACCGAGGGATCCCGCCGGGCAGATCCCGGCCGCCTGCTGCAGGGCTACCACACCGCGGCGTCGACCCTGAACCTCATCCGTGCGTTCACACAGGGTGGCTTTGCCGACCTGCGCGAAGTGCACTCGTGGAACAAGGGCTTCGCGCAGAACCCGGCCAACCAGCGCTACGAGCGCATGGCTGCCGAGATCGACCGAGCCATCAAGTTCATGGAGGCCGCAGGGGCCGACTTCGACGAGCTCAAGCGCGTCGAGTTCTTCACGGGTCACGAGGGCCTGCTGATGGACTACGAACGTCCGATGACGCGCATCGACTCCCGCACCGACACGCCGTTCAACACGTCGGCGCACTTCCTGTGGATCGGCGAACGCACCCGCGAGCTCGATGGCGCACACGTGGACTACTTCTCGAAGATCCGCAACCCGATCGGTGTGAAGCTCGGCCCCTCCACGACGCCCGAGACCGCGCTGCAGCTGATCGACAAGCTCGACCCGAACCGCGAGCCGGGACGCCTGACGTTCATCACGCGCATGGGTGCCGGAAAGATCCGCGATGCGCTTCCTCCGCTTCTCGAGGCCGTGCGCGATTCGGGTGCCCAGCCGCTGTGGGTCACCGACCCCATGCACGGAAACGGCATCACGACGCCGACCGGCTACAAGACCCGACGCTTCGATGACGTGGTCGATGAGGTGCGCGGCTTCTTCGAGGCGCACCGCGCGGCGGACACCTTCCCCGGAGGCATCCATGTGGAGCTCACCGGCGACGACGTGACGGAGTGCCTCGGCGGCTCCGAGCACATCGACGAGGCGGCCCTCGCGACCCGTTACGAGAGCCTGTGCGACCCGCGCCTGAACCACATGCAGTCGCTCGAACTGGCGTTCCTCGTGGCCGAGGAACTCGAGAAGCGCTGA
- a CDS encoding MinD/ParA family protein produces the protein MTPKNRAESPDDESRGMLDDAASMDTAVIGILSGTAQVSVQLPKDDDDDLADDGVVEGEVVADLVVDEPVSAAKAAETVIAADLPSIPMEPIIIELPPEPLATTAPEPESEPEPEPEPEPEPEVEPEPEPEPEPEVEPEPEPEPEPEVEPEPEPEPEPEPEPEVEPEPEPEPEPEPEPEVEPEPEPEVEVVTPAPTALIEADAVAEEAAVAAAFVAQAKADVRTRASIRTGAIPTVTAHTATDKTEVPRVDTPKPASVPARQTRAARADAQLSSKRLDQLGGDSSRETADLLTADRLLDPHRVTKPEPEGTWSHFLYTISGRRINVGDGKRARARKALSARISAPLVGGARFVPVLSRKGGVGKTTITALLGMALADARDDRVIAVDANPDRGTLADRVERPQHSRSVRDLVRIHDEVRGYHDISAIVARDATRLDVLASDPDPRIAEAFSDSDYRDVAGVAAHYYSLVLTDTGTGIVHSVMSATLDLADQIVIVSGLSVDEARLASETLTWLETNGYAEQAREAIVVLNQSTPGAPLVRLNELEAHFRTRAAHVVRMPYDSQIAGGGTIVFANLQPETRVAARELAALLVEGLRAKGA, from the coding sequence GTGACCCCGAAGAACAGGGCAGAATCGCCGGACGACGAGTCCCGCGGAATGCTCGATGACGCCGCGTCGATGGACACGGCGGTGATCGGCATCCTCAGCGGCACCGCGCAGGTGAGCGTGCAGCTGCCGAAGGACGACGATGACGACCTCGCCGACGATGGAGTCGTCGAGGGAGAGGTCGTCGCCGACCTCGTCGTCGACGAGCCGGTCTCCGCTGCGAAGGCGGCCGAGACCGTGATCGCCGCCGATCTGCCGAGCATCCCGATGGAACCGATCATCATCGAGCTGCCTCCGGAGCCGCTCGCGACGACCGCACCGGAGCCGGAGTCGGAGCCGGAGCCGGAGCCGGAGCCGGAGCCGGAGCCTGAGGTCGAGCCTGAGCCAGAGCCAGAGCCGGAGCCTGAGGTCGAGCCTGAGCCTGAGCCTGAGCCTGAGCCTGAGGTCGAGCCGGAGCCTGAGCCTGAGCCTGAGCCTGAGCCTGAGCCTGAGGTCGAGCCGGAGCCGGAGCCAGAGCCGGAGCCGGAGCCGGAGCCTGAGGTCGAGCCTGAGCCTGAGCCCGAGGTCGAGGTCGTCACCCCGGCTCCGACAGCTCTGATCGAGGCTGACGCGGTGGCCGAGGAAGCTGCAGTGGCGGCCGCGTTCGTCGCCCAGGCGAAGGCCGATGTCCGAACCCGAGCGTCGATCCGCACGGGAGCCATCCCGACGGTGACCGCCCACACTGCAACCGACAAGACGGAGGTCCCTCGCGTGGACACGCCGAAGCCCGCTTCCGTCCCCGCGCGGCAGACACGCGCTGCCCGCGCCGACGCGCAGCTGTCGTCGAAGCGACTCGATCAGCTGGGAGGAGACTCGAGCCGCGAGACCGCCGACCTTCTCACGGCCGATCGTCTGCTCGACCCGCACCGGGTGACGAAACCCGAACCGGAAGGCACGTGGAGTCATTTCCTCTACACGATCTCCGGACGTCGGATCAACGTCGGCGACGGCAAGCGCGCACGAGCGCGCAAGGCGCTCTCGGCCCGTATCTCCGCCCCGCTGGTGGGTGGCGCGCGGTTCGTGCCCGTGCTGTCACGCAAGGGCGGTGTGGGAAAGACGACCATTACGGCCCTGCTGGGCATGGCGCTGGCGGACGCCCGCGATGACCGCGTGATCGCGGTGGACGCGAACCCCGACCGTGGGACCCTCGCGGATCGGGTCGAGCGCCCCCAGCACTCCCGTTCGGTGCGTGACCTCGTGCGCATCCACGACGAGGTGCGGGGGTACCACGACATCTCGGCGATCGTCGCTCGCGATGCGACGCGACTCGACGTCCTCGCCTCCGACCCTGATCCGCGCATCGCGGAGGCCTTCAGCGACAGCGACTACCGCGATGTCGCGGGCGTCGCGGCGCACTACTACTCGCTGGTGCTCACCGACACGGGAACCGGCATCGTCCACTCGGTCATGTCGGCGACGCTCGACCTCGCCGATCAGATCGTGATCGTCTCGGGACTCAGCGTCGACGAGGCGCGGCTCGCCTCTGAGACGCTGACGTGGCTCGAGACCAACGGCTACGCCGAGCAGGCGCGTGAGGCCATCGTCGTGCTCAACCAGTCGACTCCCGGCGCTCCGCTGGTGCGGCTGAACGAGCTCGAAGCGCACTTCCGCACGCGCGCCGCGCACGTGGTGCGGATGCCGTACGACTCCCAGATCGCGGGGGGCGGCACGATCGTGTTCGCGAACCTGCAGCCCGAGACGCGGGTGGCGGCGCGGGAGCTCGCCGCCCTTCTCGTCGAGGGACTTCGGGCGAAGGGGGCCTGA
- the def gene encoding peptide deformylase, translated as MAVREIRVFGDPVLRTVCSPIESIDDGVRALVADLVDTVELPGRAGVAAPQIGVALRAFSYNIDGEIGYIINPVLTEVRGDAVPTGEGCLSVPGLWHDALRHPWARVEGIDLDGAPVVLEGEGLLAQALQHETDHLDGKLYLTRLEPETRKRAMREVRESSWF; from the coding sequence ATGGCGGTTCGCGAGATCAGGGTGTTCGGCGATCCCGTACTGCGCACGGTGTGCTCGCCGATCGAGAGCATCGACGACGGTGTGCGCGCGCTCGTCGCAGATCTGGTCGACACCGTCGAGCTGCCAGGCAGGGCGGGCGTCGCCGCACCCCAGATCGGCGTCGCGCTGAGGGCGTTCAGCTACAACATCGACGGCGAGATCGGCTACATCATCAATCCGGTACTGACGGAGGTGCGTGGTGACGCCGTGCCCACGGGCGAAGGATGCCTGTCCGTGCCGGGCCTGTGGCACGACGCTCTTCGTCATCCCTGGGCTCGGGTCGAAGGGATCGATCTCGACGGTGCGCCCGTGGTGCTCGAGGGGGAGGGCCTCCTCGCCCAGGCGCTGCAGCATGAGACCGATCACCTCGACGGCAAGCTCTATCTGACGAGGCTCGAGCCTGAAACCCGCAAGCGGGCGATGCGCGAGGTCCGCGAGAGCTCCTGGTTCTGA